A stretch of Zootoca vivipara chromosome 13, rZooViv1.1, whole genome shotgun sequence DNA encodes these proteins:
- the LOC118094407 gene encoding diamine acetyltransferase 1-like, translating to MSFAIRPCAPKDLKDIMRLVKEIVGFYDATLGSLRTNVEELKKAGFGEQARYKCFVAEVPFEEKSKEGHTLIGYTLFSYTYNTWRGKNIYLDNLYVMPEFRGRQIGKALLEQVAEAAWRQGLSQLQMHISSQKADNLSFIKKRGGENLTEKDGLHLLCFPNEALKRLAAESRF from the exons ATGAGTTTCGCCATCCGCCCCTGCGCCCCCAAGGACCTGAAGGACATCATGCGGCTCGTGAAG GAGATTGTGGGCTTTTACGACGCCACTTTGGGCTCGCTCAGGACCAACGTCGAAG AGCTGAAGAAGGCTGGTTTTGGGGAACAGGCCCGGTACAAGTGCTTTGTGGCTGAAGTCCCCTTCGAGGAGAAAAGCAAGGAAG GCCACACCCTTATTGGGTACACCCTCTTCTCGTACACCTATAACACCTGGAGAGGGAAGAACATCTATTTGGACAATCTGTACGTCATGCCGGAATTTAGAG GGAGGCAGATCGGGAAGGCGCTGTTGGAGCAGGTGGCTGAG GCTGCTTGGCGCCAAGGGCTCAGCCAACTCCAAATGCACATTTCCTCACAGAAGGCGGATAACCTGAGCTTCATCAAGAAGCGGGGAGGTGAAAACCTGACCGAGAAGGATGGCTTGCACCTCCTGTGTTTCCCCAACGAGGCGCTGAAGAGGCTGGCAGCTGAGAGCAGATTCTAG
- the LOC118094406 gene encoding diamine acetyltransferase 1-like, whose protein sequence is MSFAIRPCAPKDLKDILRLVKEIAGIYNVPLGLLRTNVKELNKAGFGEQARYKCLVAEVPLEEKSKEGHTLIGYTLFLYTYNTWRGKNIYMDNLYVMPEFRGRQIGRALVEQVAEAAWRQGLSQLRMHISSQKADVLSFLERRGGENLTDKDGWHLLRFPNEALRRLAVESRF, encoded by the exons ATGAGTTTCGCCATCCGCCCCTGCGCCCCCAAGGACTTGAAGGACATATTGCGGCTCGTGAAG GAGATTGCGGGTATCTACAACGTCCCTTTGGGCTTGCTCAGGACCAACGtcaaag AGCTGAATAAGGCTGGATTTGGGGAGCAGGCCCGGTACAAGTGCCTTGTGGCTGAAGTCCCCCTCGAGGAGAAAAGCAAGGAAG GCCACACCCTTATTGGGTACACCCTCTTCTTGTACACCTATAACACCTGGAGAGGGAAGAACATCTATATGGACAATCTGTACGTCATGCCGGAATTTAGAG GGAGGCAGATCGGGAGGGCGCTGGTGGAGCAGGTGGCTGAG GCTGCTTGGCGCCAAGGGCTCAGCCAACTCCGAATGCACATTTCCTCCCAGAAGGCGGACGTCCTGAGCTTCCTCGAGAGGCGGGGAGGCGAAAACCTGACCGACAAAGATGGCTGGCACCTTCTGCGTTTCCCCAACGAGGCGCTGAGGAGGCTGGCAGTTGAGAGCAGATTCTAG